The Sandaracinus amylolyticus genomic interval CGTCTCGATCCGTTCGAGGCCGCGAGCATCGCGCGCCGGATCCGTGCTTCGGCGCGCGCGCGCGAGGAGCTCGCGTGGGCGCTGCGGACGTCGGCGCGCCCCGACGGGACGCGCGCACCGCTCGTGCTCGCTGCGGCGGACGGGGAGCCGATGCGTGATCCCGCGAGCGGCCGGCGGGTCGCGCAGGTCGAGGACGCGCGCACCGGCGCGGCGCGCGTCGAGGTGTACGCGTTCGACGACGGACAGCTGGCCGCCTACGCGACGACCGACGCGCCGCTGCGGCTCGAAGGAGTGGGGCTGCGGACCACGTCGATGCAGCCGGGCTACTGGTCGGGCCACGCCGAGGGCGAGGGGGAGCTCGCGATCGCGCTCTTCGTCGGCGAGGAGCGCTTCGACCTGCACGTCGAGCGCTGAAGGCGCGCTCGACGGCGCGCGGAGCGGCGTCCATGTTCACCGCCGAATGCGCGTCAAGCTGCCCACCGTCTCCGCGCGATCCGAGGGCCTCGGCCTGCCGACGATCATGGACCGCGCGCTCGCGAGCCGGCACGGCGCGACCTACGTGCACCTCGCGGTGTTCGCGATCGACGTCGATCGCGTGCGCGACTCGCTCGACGACGTCGACTCGCCGCACCCGTTCGCGTGGGAGGTCTTCCTGCTCGAGCGCTACCTCGTCGATCGCCTCGATCCCGGCGACCCCGCGCACCGCGCGCTGATCGAGGACGCGGTGCTCGGCGTGCTCGAGGGCGAGCCCGGGGAGCCGGTGATGGGCTCGCAGCTCCCGTTCGCGGTGTGGGACGCGATCGCGCGCGGCGTGTGGCCCGACGACATGCGCGCGATGTTCCGCGGCTGGAAGGCGCGCCCGAAAGAGCTCGTCGCGGCGCTCGCGCCGCTCTGGGGCGACGCGGATCGCGTGACGCGCGAGCTCGCGCAGCTCTGCCTCGACACCCCGATGGAGCCGCCGCTCGCTCCGCCGACGCTCGAGACGCTGCGCGCGATGACCGGCTGATCAGCGCGCGACCGGAGGACGCGACGACGGGCGCCCCGTGCCCGGGAAGCGCGTCCCGATCGCCGGCGGACGGATCTCGTGCTCGCGCATCACGGCGACCGGATCGTGCGCGATCTCGACCTTCCTGCCCGCGACCATCGACGCGACGAGGTTCCCGGTCTCGACGGCCATGCGCAGCAGCGGGCTCGCCGCGGAGATCACCGTCACCGAGTGCCGGAGGTAGTCGCGCGGCCGCGCCCGCATCCGCGCGAGGTACGCCTTGCGCGCTTCGGTGTCGTAGGCCCGCACGCTGCGCCAGTCGTGGAAGATGAAGAGCCCGCCCGCCTCGGCGATCTCCTCCTTCCGATGGCGCAGCGCGAGGTCGATCCACGACTGCACGAGCTCGGCGTTCTCCGCGGTCGCCTGCTCCACGGTCGCCTGGAACACCAGCACCGCAGGATCGGTCCACCAACCGAGCCCGAAGCGCGCGTCGAACGCCTGCACCGGCCACGAATCGAGCGGTGCGCGTGGTGTCGGTGAAATCATGACTGTGCAGTCTCACATTTTGTCACGGGGTCCACCAGCCCCGCCTTGTCGCGCCCTTCCGAGGTCCCATGCGAGGGCGGAACGGAGGAGAGCATGGAGCCGATCGGCGAAGGTCAGCGCATCCCGGACCTCACGCTCCGCGTGCGCGAGAGCGGCCAGTGGAAGGACCTCACGACGCGCGAGCTGTTCGGCGGTCGCACCGTCGTCGTGTTCGGCCTGCCCGGCGCGTTCACGCCGACATGCTCGACGTCGCACGTGCCGCGCTACGAAGAGCTCGCGGGGGAGCTCGCGCAGCACGGCGTCGACGAGATCGTCTGCATCTCCGTGAACGACGCGTTCGTGATGGAGGCGTGGGGGCGCGATCAGGGCGTCGAGCGCGTGCGCCTCCTGCCCGACGGCAACGGGGATCTGACGCGCGCCCTGGGCTTCCTCGTCGACAAGCGCGAGCTCGGGTTCGGCCCGCGCAGCTGGCGCTACTCGATGCTCGTCGAGGACGGCGTCGTGAAGAAGCTGTTCGTCGAGAAGGAGATCGCGGGCGACCCCTACGACGTCTCCGACGCGGACACGATGCTGCGCTACGTCGCGCACGGCGCGTCGCCTTCGCCGCTCGACGTCGCGATGCTCACGAAGCCCGGCTGCACGCACTGCGCACGCGCGCGCGA includes:
- a CDS encoding glutathione peroxidase; translation: MEPIGEGQRIPDLTLRVRESGQWKDLTTRELFGGRTVVVFGLPGAFTPTCSTSHVPRYEELAGELAQHGVDEIVCISVNDAFVMEAWGRDQGVERVRLLPDGNGDLTRALGFLVDKRELGFGPRSWRYSMLVEDGVVKKLFVEKEIAGDPYDVSDADTMLRYVAHGASPSPLDVAMLTKPGCTHCARARDLLTKAGLRWQEVRSTPRLLRAMAGAATTPQIFVDGTRIGGADQLEQWLAKRGEPAV